The Chryseobacterium geocarposphaerae genome has a window encoding:
- a CDS encoding M1 family metallopeptidase: MNFKLPTLISAVAVALFGQLTYAQESPKYDYVEVFKPFFYPQTGTETRSASGQPGHAYWQNSADYHLNVSLNETKNEISGTAEITYTNNSPDRMGFLWLQLDQNLFEKKSRGNAVVPMSGSRNGAHGEEFDGGYKIKSVKYNGKDVKYTITDTRMQIDLPEELKSNGGVAKLKIEYSFLSPKYGSDRMGIQDTKNGKIFTMAQWYPRMCVYDDVLGWNTMPYLGASEFYLEYGNITANITVPANQYVVASGELLNAKEVYTKEENKRWEEARNNDKTIMIRPESELGKNQATGTKTWKFRINQARDFAWASSAAFIVDAAKINLPSGKKSLAISAYPAESAGEKAWGRSTEYTKAAIEHYSAKWYEYTYPAATNVAGNEGGMEYPGIVFCHMNSKGGDLWGVTDHEFGHNWFPMIVGSNERLFAWMDEGFNTFINELSTEAFNKGEYYEKKNIAQMGGFLMNDNFEPIMVGPDNMKERSIGVLAYYKPGLGLEVLRNSILGPAKFDKAFRMYIDRWAFKHPTPWDFFHTMENVSGEELNWFWRGWFINKWKIDQYVKNVKYVNGDFKNGAQITVENLGQLPMPTTVQVKFKDGTEQIVKLPIEVWKRNTEWTFKIDSTKEIAQVKLDPNSQIPDVNPKNNSWSSDDQPSK, translated from the coding sequence ATGAACTTTAAACTTCCAACTCTTATTTCTGCCGTTGCTGTTGCTCTTTTTGGGCAACTAACGTATGCTCAGGAATCACCAAAATATGATTATGTAGAAGTATTTAAGCCATTTTTCTATCCACAAACCGGTACTGAAACCAGATCGGCAAGCGGGCAACCGGGACATGCATATTGGCAAAACTCTGCAGATTATCATTTGAATGTAAGCCTTAATGAAACTAAAAATGAAATCTCCGGAACCGCAGAGATTACTTATACCAATAACAGTCCGGATAGGATGGGGTTTTTATGGCTGCAGCTGGATCAGAATTTATTTGAAAAAAAATCAAGAGGAAATGCCGTAGTACCTATGTCGGGAAGCAGAAATGGTGCTCATGGTGAGGAATTTGACGGAGGTTACAAAATAAAATCGGTGAAATATAACGGGAAAGACGTAAAATATACCATTACAGATACCAGAATGCAGATTGATCTTCCTGAAGAGCTTAAATCTAACGGCGGTGTTGCAAAACTTAAAATTGAATACTCTTTCCTCTCTCCAAAATACGGATCCGACAGAATGGGAATACAGGATACCAAGAATGGAAAAATCTTTACGATGGCGCAGTGGTACCCAAGAATGTGTGTATATGATGATGTTTTAGGATGGAATACGATGCCTTATCTCGGAGCTTCTGAATTCTATCTGGAATATGGGAACATTACCGCGAATATCACCGTTCCGGCCAATCAATATGTGGTTGCTTCAGGAGAACTGCTTAATGCAAAAGAAGTCTATACAAAAGAAGAAAATAAACGATGGGAAGAAGCCAGAAATAACGATAAAACAATAATGATTCGCCCGGAATCTGAATTGGGTAAAAATCAGGCAACCGGAACAAAAACTTGGAAGTTTAGAATTAATCAGGCAAGAGATTTTGCATGGGCGTCTTCTGCTGCATTTATCGTAGACGCAGCAAAAATTAATCTCCCAAGCGGTAAAAAATCTTTAGCGATTTCAGCCTATCCTGCAGAAAGTGCCGGAGAAAAAGCATGGGGAAGATCAACAGAATATACAAAGGCAGCAATCGAACATTATTCAGCGAAATGGTATGAATATACGTATCCTGCGGCCACAAATGTTGCCGGTAATGAAGGGGGAATGGAATATCCCGGAATTGTTTTTTGCCATATGAACTCTAAAGGAGGTGATCTTTGGGGCGTTACTGATCATGAGTTCGGGCACAACTGGTTCCCAATGATTGTAGGTTCCAATGAAAGATTATTTGCCTGGATGGATGAAGGTTTCAATACTTTTATCAACGAACTTTCAACAGAGGCGTTCAATAAAGGTGAATATTATGAGAAGAAAAATATTGCCCAAATGGGAGGCTTCCTGATGAACGATAACTTTGAGCCCATCATGGTGGGACCGGATAATATGAAAGAAAGAAGCATCGGGGTTTTAGCGTATTATAAACCGGGGCTTGGACTGGAAGTTTTAAGAAATTCGATTTTAGGACCTGCGAAATTCGATAAGGCATTCAGAATGTATATCGACCGTTGGGCTTTCAAGCATCCTACTCCTTGGGATTTCTTCCACACGATGGAGAATGTTTCCGGAGAAGAGCTTAACTGGTTCTGGAGAGGCTGGTTTATCAATAAATGGAAAATCGACCAGTATGTAAAAAATGTGAAGTATGTAAACGGAGACTTTAAAAACGGAGCGCAGATTACCGTTGAAAACCTGGGGCAATTACCGATGCCGACAACCGTTCAGGTGAAATTTAAAGATGGTACGGAACAAATCGTAAAATTACCGATAGAAGTCTGGAAACGGAATACGGAATGGACCTTTAAAATCGATTCGACAAAAGAAATAGCTCAGGTAAAACTGGATCCTAATTCTCAGATTCCAGATGTGAATCCTAAAAATAACAGCTGGAGTTCTGACGATCAGCCTTCCAAGTAA
- a CDS encoding SDR family oxidoreductase produces the protein MNLYTQPMLREEALKDKVAIVTGGGSGLGKAMTRYFLQLGAKVVITSRNLEKLQGTAKELEEETGGKVLCVVCDVRNWDEVEAMKEATLKEFGKIDILLNNAAGNFISPTERLTHSAFDSILDIVLKGTKNCTLSIGKHWIDSKSPGTVLNIVTTYSWTGSAYVVPSACAKAGVLAMTRSLAVEWAKYGIRFNAIAPGPFPTKGAWDRLLPGDLQEKFDMKKKVPLRRVGEHQELANLAAYLVSDYSAYMNGEVVTIDGGEWLQGAGEFNMLEDIPQEMWDALEAMIKAKKSN, from the coding sequence ATGAATCTTTATACACAACCAATGCTGCGTGAAGAAGCGCTGAAAGATAAAGTAGCCATCGTCACGGGAGGCGGAAGCGGTCTTGGAAAAGCAATGACCAGATATTTCCTTCAACTGGGTGCAAAAGTAGTGATCACTTCAAGAAATTTAGAAAAGCTACAAGGAACAGCTAAAGAGTTGGAAGAAGAAACCGGAGGAAAAGTTCTTTGTGTTGTCTGCGACGTGAGAAACTGGGATGAGGTAGAAGCCATGAAAGAAGCTACTCTGAAAGAGTTCGGAAAAATTGACATTTTACTGAATAATGCAGCGGGAAATTTTATCTCTCCAACTGAAAGGCTAACCCACTCTGCATTCGATTCTATTTTAGATATTGTTTTAAAAGGAACAAAAAACTGTACCCTTTCTATCGGGAAACATTGGATAGATTCAAAATCTCCGGGTACGGTTTTGAATATTGTGACGACTTATTCCTGGACGGGGTCTGCATATGTTGTTCCTTCAGCCTGTGCAAAAGCGGGAGTTTTGGCAATGACGAGATCTTTGGCAGTAGAATGGGCAAAATATGGAATCCGTTTTAATGCAATTGCTCCGGGACCTTTCCCTACAAAAGGTGCGTGGGACAGATTGCTCCCGGGAGATCTGCAGGAAAAATTCGATATGAAGAAAAAAGTTCCGTTGAGAAGAGTGGGAGAACATCAGGAGCTGGCCAATTTAGCAGCTTATTTAGTATCTGACTATTCTGCTTATATGAATGGGGAAGTAGTGACTATTGATGGAGGAGAATGGCTACAGGGAGCGGGTGAATTCAACATGCTTGAAGATATTCCCCAGGAAATGTGGGATGCTTTAGAAGCAATGATCAAGGCTAAAAAATCAAATTGA
- a CDS encoding DUF1573 domain-containing protein, translating into MKNLKITALLAVLACSPFYANVLPTDNSPVVRVLADAIKWKSESIDVGNIPQGKPKVIRFEFTNTSNKPIIIENVAPSCGCTTADYTKTPILPGKKGFVEASYNAANVGAFIKTVNVTTSDSKTPKTLSFKGTVVAS; encoded by the coding sequence ATGAAAAATTTAAAAATTACAGCACTTTTAGCTGTTTTAGCATGCTCTCCTTTTTATGCAAACGTACTTCCGACTGACAATTCACCAGTTGTAAGAGTGCTTGCAGATGCTATTAAATGGAAATCAGAATCTATCGACGTTGGAAATATTCCTCAAGGAAAACCAAAAGTAATCAGATTTGAATTTACTAACACGTCTAACAAGCCTATCATTATTGAAAATGTAGCGCCGTCTTGCGGATGTACAACTGCTGATTACACAAAAACTCCAATCCTTCCTGGAAAAAAAGGTTTTGTTGAGGCGAGCTACAATGCAGCGAACGTTGGTGCATTTATAAAAACGGTAAACGTTACAACAAGTGACAGCAAAACTCCAAAAACACTTTCTTTCAAAGGAACTGTAGTGGCTTCTTAA
- a CDS encoding sensor histidine kinase, giving the protein MEIKRLNIIITLGFVAIIGILIAQLLWTRQAYNLEDQKFNQKVNIALLEVVEKLSGGKTSFAENPVQNISNDYYVVNINNEFHPAVLEHYLKTEFTRFQINTNYVYALYNCHSDKMIYGKFVSSHQESPNYKVIQFPKHKNLVYYFSIRFPDKTTYLISSLRFWYLLTFALIIILLVYVYSIYTIIQQKKFSELQRDFINNMTHEFKTPLSSILLASEALTKQDQVKENSKLQTYTSIITDQSHKLNSHIEKILNIAKNDASGLSLKPQRIILLPFIQEIADTVKQKNENISIEINIDSDTSVIADEFHFSNIIYNILDNSIKYCETIPIITISSFKDSKGLYLKFKDNGIGIPAKNIPHIFDKFYRVNTCKSDEVNGFGLGLFYVKKVVQQHNWKISVENNSDKGITITLFLPF; this is encoded by the coding sequence ATGGAAATAAAAAGACTTAATATTATTATAACTCTCGGGTTTGTAGCTATTATCGGAATTTTGATAGCCCAGCTCCTGTGGACCCGCCAAGCTTATAATTTAGAAGATCAGAAATTCAACCAAAAAGTAAATATTGCCTTACTGGAAGTTGTAGAAAAACTGTCTGGAGGAAAAACTTCTTTTGCCGAAAACCCTGTTCAGAATATTTCTAATGATTATTATGTGGTTAATATTAATAATGAATTTCATCCGGCAGTTTTAGAACATTATTTAAAAACAGAATTTACCCGTTTTCAGATCAATACCAATTACGTATATGCTCTATACAATTGTCATAGCGATAAGATGATCTATGGAAAATTTGTTTCCTCACATCAGGAAAGCCCAAACTATAAGGTGATCCAGTTTCCGAAACATAAAAACCTGGTCTATTATTTTTCTATCCGTTTTCCGGACAAAACAACATACCTGATCAGTTCACTGAGGTTTTGGTATCTGCTTACATTCGCCTTGATCATTATTCTTCTAGTGTATGTATATTCAATTTACACGATTATTCAGCAGAAAAAGTTTTCAGAACTACAGAGAGATTTCATCAATAATATGACGCATGAATTTAAGACCCCTCTTTCATCTATCCTTTTGGCTTCTGAAGCGTTGACAAAACAAGATCAGGTAAAAGAAAATTCAAAACTGCAGACTTACACTTCCATTATTACCGATCAAAGTCATAAGCTTAACAGTCATATTGAAAAAATACTGAATATTGCCAAAAATGATGCTTCAGGATTGTCATTAAAACCTCAGAGAATTATTCTGCTTCCTTTTATTCAGGAAATTGCAGATACCGTAAAACAAAAGAATGAAAACATTTCCATTGAAATCAATATTGACAGTGATACCTCGGTTATAGCCGATGAATTTCATTTTAGCAATATCATTTACAATATTTTAGACAATTCTATTAAATATTGCGAAACCATACCAATTATTACCATTTCTTCATTTAAAGATTCAAAAGGCTTATATTTAAAGTTTAAAGACAATGGAATAGGAATTCCCGCTAAAAATATTCCTCATATTTTTGATAAGTTTTATAGAGTAAATACCTGTAAAAGTGATGAGGTGAATGGCTTTGGACTAGGATTATTTTATGTAAAAAAAGTTGTTCAGCAACATAACTGGAAAATTTCAGTTGAAAATAACAGTGATAAAGGAATTACCATCACCCTGTTTTTACCCTTTTAA
- a CDS encoding response regulator transcription factor: MEKSKILYAEDDNTIAFLVQDSLESYYDICWYPDGKSALEAFNNESFDICLLDIMMPEMNGFELAQYIREENSEIPIIFISAKALKEDRIKGLKIGADDYLVKPFSIEELILKIEVFLKRSKKTESSSQKYKVGKFNFDPKNYTLQNQENTITLTQREAELLLYFIRNKNTVLKRQEILKAIWGDDDYFMGRSLDVFISRLRKIFTQENNIIIENIHGIGFRFSEK; encoded by the coding sequence ATGGAGAAATCTAAAATTTTATATGCTGAAGACGACAACACCATAGCTTTTCTCGTTCAGGACAGCCTGGAAAGTTATTATGATATTTGCTGGTATCCGGACGGGAAATCTGCGCTGGAAGCATTTAATAATGAGAGTTTCGATATTTGCCTTTTAGACATCATGATGCCTGAAATGAACGGCTTTGAACTGGCACAATATATCCGTGAAGAAAATTCTGAAATTCCCATCATTTTTATTTCTGCCAAAGCTTTAAAGGAAGACAGGATTAAAGGATTAAAAATAGGTGCGGATGATTATTTGGTAAAGCCTTTCAGTATTGAAGAATTGATCCTGAAGATTGAAGTGTTCCTCAAACGTTCTAAAAAAACAGAATCCTCTTCACAGAAATATAAAGTCGGAAAATTTAACTTTGATCCTAAAAACTACACGCTGCAAAATCAGGAAAATACGATAACTCTTACCCAAAGAGAGGCCGAGCTCCTGTTATATTTTATTCGCAATAAAAACACAGTCCTGAAAAGACAGGAGATATTGAAAGCCATTTGGGGTGATGACGATTATTTTATGGGACGAAGCCTTGATGTTTTTATTTCAAGATTAAGGAAGATTTTCACTCAGGAAAATAATATTATAATTGAAAATATCCACGGGATAGGTTTCCGTTTTTCAGAAAAATAA
- a CDS encoding GH92 family glycosyl hydrolase — protein MKRPGITLFLLLLFFSSSIKAQKFEKLYQYVNPLIGTEKMGHTYPGATAPFGAVQLSPETDTISYELNGKYNGEVYKYCAGYRYEDKTIVGFSSTHFSGTGHSDLGDFLIMPTVGKLQLNPGTATRPESGYRSRFSHQNETAEAGYYKVRLDDHNILAELTATTRVGIHRYTFPKSDQAHIILDLMAGIYNYDGKNVWTYVRVENGNTITGYRQTNGWARTRTVYFAMKFSKPFKSYGQKNYDGKQVYNGFWRKFDQTKNFPEIAGKNLKMYFDFDTNENEAIEVKLAISPVSQVNALENLEKEVGSLSFDQIKAQTQEYWNKELNKIVIKGSEAEKTNFYTAMYHTFINPTTYNDVNGEYKGLDQSTHKAENFTNYTTFSLWDTYRALHPFFNIIQPKRNGDMLKSMMAHYDQFSMKMLPIWSHYANDNWCMSGYHSVSVVADAIIKGNYNGDAKEALKACVATANKRDYEGIGQYIDLGYIPAEKNGTSVSNTLEYAYDDWAIAQLAKHLGETEIYNQFIKRSENWKNNFDTTIGFMRPRSADGSFKKDFNALSTHGQGFIEGNSWNYSFFVPQNPDELIALMGGKKKFASKLDELFTMHLPDEFFADTEDITREGIIGGYVHGNEPAHHVAYLYNWAGQPWKTQAQVRHILEMQYKATPDGLGGNDDTGQMSAWYILSSLGFYPVAPGSEDYSIGSPAVDHAVLNLENGKTFEIEAIDQNPKNVYVQKVLLNRKEIRNFTLKHSDIMNGGKLSFYMGSKPRK, from the coding sequence ATGAAAAGACCGGGAATTACTTTGTTTCTACTTCTTTTATTTTTTAGTTCAAGCATTAAAGCTCAAAAATTCGAAAAACTCTATCAATATGTTAATCCATTAATAGGAACAGAAAAAATGGGTCATACTTATCCCGGAGCAACGGCGCCTTTTGGAGCCGTTCAGCTAAGCCCGGAAACAGATACGATTTCTTACGAGTTAAACGGAAAATATAATGGTGAAGTTTATAAATATTGTGCAGGATACCGTTATGAAGACAAAACAATTGTAGGTTTTAGTTCCACACACTTTAGCGGAACTGGACATTCTGATCTTGGAGATTTTTTGATAATGCCTACTGTTGGAAAATTACAATTAAATCCGGGAACAGCAACTCGCCCTGAAAGTGGCTACAGGAGCAGGTTTTCACATCAAAATGAAACCGCAGAAGCTGGATATTATAAGGTAAGGCTTGATGATCACAATATTTTAGCGGAATTAACAGCAACAACAAGAGTCGGAATTCACCGATATACTTTCCCGAAATCTGATCAGGCACATATTATTCTGGATCTGATGGCCGGAATTTACAATTATGATGGCAAAAACGTCTGGACTTATGTTCGTGTAGAAAACGGGAATACCATTACCGGATACCGACAAACCAATGGTTGGGCGAGAACAAGAACGGTTTATTTTGCGATGAAATTCTCAAAGCCGTTCAAGTCATACGGACAGAAAAACTATGACGGAAAACAAGTATATAATGGTTTCTGGAGAAAATTCGATCAGACTAAAAACTTTCCGGAAATCGCAGGAAAAAACCTGAAAATGTATTTTGATTTTGATACGAATGAAAATGAAGCAATCGAAGTAAAGCTGGCAATTTCCCCTGTGAGTCAAGTCAATGCACTTGAAAATTTGGAAAAAGAAGTTGGAAGCCTATCTTTTGATCAGATAAAAGCCCAAACTCAGGAATACTGGAATAAGGAGTTAAATAAAATCGTCATTAAAGGTTCTGAAGCAGAGAAAACGAACTTTTATACCGCAATGTACCATACTTTTATCAATCCGACCACTTATAATGATGTAAACGGAGAATATAAAGGATTGGACCAGAGTACTCATAAAGCAGAAAACTTCACAAATTATACAACCTTCTCTCTTTGGGATACGTATCGTGCGCTTCATCCATTTTTTAACATCATTCAGCCAAAAAGAAACGGTGATATGTTGAAATCGATGATGGCTCATTATGATCAGTTTTCAATGAAAATGCTTCCGATCTGGTCACATTATGCAAATGACAATTGGTGTATGAGCGGCTATCATAGTGTAAGTGTAGTTGCAGATGCTATTATTAAAGGGAATTATAACGGTGATGCCAAAGAAGCACTGAAAGCCTGTGTTGCAACGGCAAACAAACGAGACTATGAAGGAATCGGGCAATATATTGATCTGGGATATATTCCTGCAGAGAAAAACGGCACTTCGGTTTCCAACACACTGGAATATGCTTATGACGATTGGGCAATTGCTCAACTAGCAAAACATTTGGGCGAAACAGAAATTTACAATCAATTCATTAAGCGTTCTGAAAACTGGAAAAACAATTTTGATACAACAATTGGATTTATGCGTCCTCGTTCAGCAGACGGAAGCTTTAAGAAAGACTTTAATGCATTAAGTACTCACGGACAAGGTTTCATTGAAGGAAATTCATGGAACTACAGCTTCTTCGTTCCTCAAAATCCGGATGAGCTTATTGCTTTAATGGGTGGAAAGAAAAAATTCGCTTCAAAATTAGACGAATTGTTCACCATGCATTTACCTGACGAGTTTTTCGCTGATACGGAAGATATTACAAGAGAAGGGATTATCGGTGGATATGTCCACGGAAATGAACCGGCACATCATGTTGCCTATCTTTACAACTGGGCAGGACAACCCTGGAAAACACAGGCGCAGGTTCGTCATATCCTGGAAATGCAGTATAAAGCAACTCCCGATGGATTGGGAGGAAATGATGATACGGGACAAATGAGCGCTTGGTACATTTTGAGTTCGTTGGGCTTTTATCCTGTAGCTCCCGGTTCTGAAGATTATTCCATCGGAAGTCCTGCGGTGGATCACGCAGTTTTAAATCTTGAAAATGGAAAAACTTTTGAAATTGAAGCCATTGATCAAAATCCGAAAAATGTATATGTTCAGAAAGTTCTTTTAAACAGAAAAGAGATCAGGAATTTCACCTTAAAACATTCTGATATTATGAATGGCGGAAAACTGAGCTTTTATATGGGTTCCAAACCAAGAAAATAA
- a CDS encoding aldo/keto reductase, with amino-acid sequence MKLNQVKLGSQGLIVPNIGLGCMGMTGFGDADMYGKSDEQEAIATIHRSLELGGNFLDTADLYGPFKNEQLIAKAIEGSRDQYIIATKFGWEIDDNDQITWKIKGTKDYVKKSVERSLKNLKTDYIDLYYMHRLDKNTPVEETVGAMSDLVKEGKVGYIGLSEVSSETVKRAHAVHPVSAVQSEYSLFERTAEEKGVIKTLNELGIGFVAYSPLGRGFLSGNIKTIDDLPANDFRRGIPRFQEQYFHKNIELVEAIENLAKEKNITSSQLALAWIISKGILPIPGTKRRRYLEQNIEASKIKLSETEIQKLESIVPLGTDTGAPYDEFSMGLLDY; translated from the coding sequence ATGAAATTAAATCAGGTAAAATTAGGAAGTCAGGGATTAATCGTTCCGAATATTGGTTTGGGATGTATGGGAATGACAGGTTTTGGCGATGCAGATATGTATGGTAAAAGTGATGAGCAGGAAGCCATTGCCACTATTCACCGTTCTTTGGAACTGGGTGGAAATTTTTTGGATACGGCAGATTTATATGGGCCTTTTAAAAATGAACAGTTGATAGCAAAAGCTATTGAAGGAAGTCGTGACCAATATATAATTGCCACAAAATTCGGTTGGGAGATTGATGACAACGACCAGATAACCTGGAAGATCAAAGGAACTAAAGATTACGTAAAAAAATCGGTTGAACGCTCACTTAAAAATCTGAAGACAGATTACATTGATCTTTACTATATGCATCGTCTCGATAAAAACACGCCTGTCGAAGAAACCGTAGGAGCAATGAGCGATCTGGTAAAAGAAGGGAAAGTGGGTTATATTGGTTTATCAGAAGTATCTTCTGAAACTGTAAAGAGAGCGCACGCCGTTCACCCGGTTTCTGCGGTCCAAAGTGAATATTCTTTGTTTGAAAGGACGGCTGAAGAAAAAGGAGTGATTAAAACTTTGAATGAATTGGGAATTGGTTTTGTCGCCTATTCTCCTTTGGGAAGAGGATTTCTATCCGGGAATATTAAAACGATTGATGATTTGCCGGCCAATGATTTCAGAAGAGGAATCCCTCGTTTCCAGGAGCAATATTTCCATAAAAACATTGAGCTAGTAGAAGCCATTGAAAACCTTGCTAAAGAAAAAAACATTACCTCATCACAATTGGCTCTGGCCTGGATCATCAGTAAAGGAATCCTACCTATCCCTGGAACAAAACGCAGAAGATATCTGGAACAGAATATTGAGGCTTCGAAAATTAAATTATCAGAGACCGAAATTCAAAAGCTTGAAAGCATTGTTCCGTTGGGAACGGATACTGGTGCTCCTTATGATGAATTCAGTATGGGATTATTGGATTATTAA
- a CDS encoding helix-turn-helix domain-containing protein has protein sequence MKIYEVSIKTAQKFSFKIYSNEHYTINFSISQTASLPEPKHPMVSVINLSESVFIEDEVWKGFTSRYYCVALKRNATGKIKYGQQHYDYDKGVLSFTAPSQVQYLDLQTMDCENTGYLLIFHEDFLLKHSLAKTISSYGFFSYAVNEALHLSEDEENDLLEIMYKIDKECQHIDHHTQEIILSQIELLLNYSKRFYERQFITRKSGNHQLLTKFEMYLNNYFDKESPEKGLLTVHHLAEAMNLSPNYLSDLLRIHTGQNTQQHIHEKLISKAKEKLSTTELSVSEIAYELGFEHSQSFSTLFKKKTNMSPLEFRQSFN, from the coding sequence TTGAAAATCTATGAGGTTTCTATAAAAACAGCTCAAAAATTCTCTTTCAAAATTTACAGTAATGAACACTATACAATCAATTTCAGCATTTCACAAACTGCTTCTCTTCCTGAGCCAAAACATCCGATGGTAAGTGTCATCAATCTTTCTGAAAGTGTTTTTATTGAAGATGAGGTATGGAAAGGTTTTACGAGCCGGTATTACTGTGTAGCCCTGAAACGGAATGCAACAGGAAAAATAAAATACGGTCAGCAACATTACGATTACGATAAAGGAGTATTGAGTTTTACAGCTCCAAGCCAGGTTCAATACCTGGACTTACAAACCATGGATTGTGAAAATACAGGATACCTGTTGATTTTTCATGAAGATTTTCTGTTGAAACATTCTTTGGCAAAGACCATTTCTTCCTATGGTTTTTTTTCATATGCAGTAAATGAAGCATTGCATTTATCCGAAGATGAAGAAAATGATTTACTTGAGATCATGTATAAAATCGATAAAGAATGTCAACATATTGATCACCACACTCAGGAAATTATTCTATCACAAATCGAACTGCTATTAAACTATTCAAAGAGATTTTATGAAAGACAGTTCATCACCCGCAAAAGCGGGAACCATCAACTCCTGACGAAATTTGAAATGTACCTGAATAATTATTTTGATAAAGAATCTCCCGAAAAGGGACTTTTAACAGTTCATCATCTTGCAGAAGCTATGAATCTTTCGCCGAATTATTTAAGTGATCTATTACGGATTCACACCGGACAAAACACGCAGCAGCATATTCATGAAAAGCTGATCAGTAAGGCAAAAGAAAAGCTTTCCACAACAGAGTTATCGGTAAGTGAAATTGCTTACGAACTGGGATTTGAGCATTCACAATCGTTCAGTACTCTTTTTAAAAAGAAAACGAATATGTCTCCTTTAGAATTCAGGCAGTCGTTTAATTAA
- a CDS encoding winged helix-turn-helix transcriptional regulator gives MENTAILEEPITAQKCSENLSSVEDAIYVIGGKWKLKIIIVLQESGNIRFNELQRNIQGISARVLSNELKDLELNGFVKRVVHAEQTPVVVEYISTDYSRTLKPVIMALSDWGRKHKKNIREDVFEK, from the coding sequence ATGGAAAATACAGCTATTTTAGAAGAACCCATAACGGCTCAAAAATGTTCTGAAAATCTTTCTTCAGTGGAAGATGCAATCTATGTGATTGGTGGGAAATGGAAGCTGAAAATTATTATTGTTTTGCAGGAAAGCGGTAACATAAGATTTAATGAGCTTCAAAGAAATATTCAGGGAATTTCGGCAAGGGTACTTTCTAATGAATTGAAAGATCTTGAGCTGAATGGTTTTGTAAAAAGAGTTGTACATGCCGAGCAAACGCCGGTGGTTGTAGAATACATTTCCACTGATTACAGCAGAACGCTGAAGCCGGTGATTATGGCACTTTCAGATTGGGGAAGAAAACATAAAAAAAATATAAGGGAAGATGTTTTCGAAAAATAA
- a CDS encoding FMN-dependent NADH-azoreductase, with amino-acid sequence MKNILHIISSPRVEISASRKLGNAVVKRIQEKYPDAVVKERDLTKHLVPVLEEKHINTFFSPAESHSPEQAEINEYSIGLISELQEADIIVIDSPMYNFSVPTTIKAYFDFTSRAGYTFKYDENGPKGLLNDKKLYIAFTSGNIYSEGPSQIYDSNVPYVKNIFGFYGVTDVSVFRAEGLAIPGIMETSLEKAIDNITID; translated from the coding sequence ATGAAAAACATACTTCACATTATTTCAAGCCCAAGAGTTGAAATATCTGCAAGCAGAAAATTAGGAAATGCGGTCGTAAAAAGAATCCAGGAAAAATATCCGGATGCTGTTGTAAAAGAACGTGATCTGACAAAACATTTAGTCCCGGTTTTAGAAGAAAAACATATCAATACTTTCTTCTCCCCTGCTGAAAGTCATTCTCCTGAACAGGCAGAAATCAATGAATATTCAATAGGTTTGATTTCAGAATTACAGGAAGCAGATATTATCGTTATTGATTCTCCAATGTACAATTTTTCGGTTCCTACAACAATTAAAGCATATTTTGACTTCACTTCAAGAGCAGGATATACCTTTAAATATGATGAAAACGGACCAAAAGGCCTATTAAATGATAAGAAATTATACATTGCTTTCACATCCGGAAATATTTATTCGGAAGGTCCTTCTCAGATATATGATTCCAACGTGCCTTATGTCAAAAACATTTTTGGTTTCTATGGAGTGACCGATGTTAGCGTTTTCCGTGCAGAAGGTTTAGCAATTCCCGGAATTATGGAAACTTCTTTAGAAAAAGCAATTGACAATATTACAATCGATTAA